TTGTATTCTGTAACTTTCTGCAGTTCTGTTAGAAACAGTTATTCAGTATTAGTTTGCCTCAGCTTGGATTCCACTCAGTATCATCTTTTGCTATAGACAAGAATGGGCAGATCATCAAATTCCAAGCTGTTACTTTGCTGGCCTTGTTTTCCACTCAATTATATGCCCATCCTGGGTTTGCCAAAGTGATCTTATCCTCTTTCTGTCAGTGTTTCTGCTATATGACTGCCCTGTGTTTACTTAGAAACTTCTCTGAACTACAGcccttgcctcaaagagcttagtCATAAATGGGGCTGAAGAGAGCACAGGACTTTAGGAGGAAAGCATTCTTCCCCTTCCTGAGGTCTGCGGCGGTGGAGTCCCTCTCTCTCGTGCACTGTAAAATATGGAGAAGGGAAATCCCACTCCTTAAGTCCTTTGGAGGTGCACTGGAGATAATCCCTCAGAGGCCAGTGAGGAGGATGAGGAAAGCAAAGGGGTGTGGCCAGCAGTACATATGGGGGTTATTTCCACCTCTCCCATCCTGTGGATATATGAGGGGCTCCCCAGTCCTTAGTACTTGCGGAGTAAGGTGTCACTTGGATAAGTGCATTAGCCCCCAGCAAGCCTTGGGATGGTGACTGGGGACCATTCCTACAAAGTGGTTTTAGTTGCCTCTGGTGGAAGAATATGCAGATGAAGCGAGGGTGATGGATTCTCCTTGATCCTGGCTTTTCCCAAGCTGCATTTCCCAGTTTCATGCTGCAGTCAACAGCAGGGCATAGCTTACTAATACAGTGACAGGCAGCTGTGGTTTGCTCCCACTGCATGGCCCTGAGAACCAATTTGGGGAGGGGATGAAAAATGGCCAGTGTCTCCTACCTCATCCCAGGATTTATTGTAGAGACATTTTCTCATTCTCCATCCAAAAAGAAATTGGGTTAAGAATCTCAGAAACTGGGAATTGTTTTTTGCCTAGGGACAATTATTTGTTGAGGTGGTCTGGGCCACTCCACCTCTGACCCATTCCTGTGTCATCTTCCCCTCTGCAGAGGTAAATCCCAGGTGGCGCTGAAAATCATTAGAAATGTGGGAAAGTACCGAGAAGCAGCCAGACTGGAAATTAATGTCCTAAagaaaattagagagagagacaaggacaACAAATAGTAAGTTTGATATCTTGCatagaagctgctgctgcttagtGCTGTCAACGTATCTACTCGGAGAGGAGGGTGGTCGGTGCAAGGTAGTGTGAGGGAGAGCCTGAGATAAGAGCATGAAAACTTAATGCCTGTCTTTTCCGTCTACCTAGAAAATGGTGTTGTCTTCTCCCTCGTCCACCCTCTGGGATTGGGAATATAGAAGAGCTTTTTTAGTATGAATTGTGACTTATTCCTAGGTCCCTGAATATGTAATTATTGACCATAAATATCTGGGAATTGGGTTAATTTATCTTTCCCTATTAACTAAACACAGTTCTTTATAGTGAAACATTCCCCCCCTTCTCACCCCCTTCAGTGTAAGAATTTTGCTGCTTACACTAGGATATCTATGTCCTTGGCATCTCTGGATGATTGAGCAGGTGAATTCCAGGTCGCTTAAGGAGAAGCATGGCTGGGCTGTCTGAAAACTGAGTGTTTGTGTGCTAGTCACTTGGGGAGAAGGAGGGATGGGAATACTACTTCCTTGGAAGATTGTTGTGTGGCCAATAACATTCTTATTATCCATTCTGTCCAGTTTGTGTGTCCTGATGTCCGACTGGTTCAATTTCCATGGCCACATGTGCATCGCCTTTGAGCTTCTGGGCAAGAACACTTTTGAATTCCTGAAGGAGAATAACTTTCAGCCATATCCCCTCCCCCAGATCCGGCACATGGCATACCAGCTCTGCCATGCCTTGAGATGTAAGTTACCCAGATTCCTTTGCCACGGTTGTCTGCAGCAATGAGGTGAGTTCTACTCGCCAGCTAGTGTTTTCTTTGAGAAATGTCAGTTTGTTTTTACATGCATGTTAATAGTGTCTGAACATTTTGGCTAGTCTCACTTTTCACAGTCTGAAGAGTTTAAAATCAGGTGAGCGATTCCGATGTTTTTGGAGAACAGTGAAGGGAGGTGGATTGAGGACATGGCTTCTAGATTCACCTCAGTTTCCTCCTGAAAGAGGGGGGAAACTAAACCTTGTAAGCTTCACACAGACGAGACTTACTGCCTGTATGTGGCGAACGCGATGGGGTGactgaaatgtatatttaacagTTAAAATGTGATGACATATAGTGAGGAACCTGGCTTCAAATAAGATAATTCTATGTAGCTTAATGAAGCTGTTTGATACACAGTTGACATGGGCCATGGTGCAGCACCTTGCACTCTGGTTCAAAGTACCGTCCTTTGGGGCAAGGGAGCATGTGTTCGCAGGGGGCCTATGTAACAGACATAGCTGTACGGAAGGTCCAGCGGTGGATTCTTAaacttttctctcttctctccccacccctctccgcAGTTTTACATGACAACCAGCTGACTCACACTGACCTCAAACCTGAAAACATCCTCTTTGTGAATTCTGATTTCGACACCGTGTACAATGAGACCAAGGTAGGTTGTGCCTCTGAGAAAGAGGGTGAAATGATTGAACGCCTTGcatctttctgcaagaaaaaaattttcctttttcccaTTCTCTGGTTGAGCATGAGGGCCATCATCTCCAGTGGCTTGGACAAAGTCAGGAGGCCTGCATTCTATTCCTGACCTTTCCAATCTATAAAACGAAGAGTACTTGGCTACCTGAgttaaagagctttgagatctgtgatggaaggtgctatacaaGTGCAATGTTTCTGTATTTTGTGGCCATTTTTACTGCTAATGACATGGGCAAGGAGCTCTTATTGGGATAGAGGGATCCTGTTGGAACCCCTCTCTATTCTGAAACCCCCTCTCCAGGTTCCTTATAGCTATTTCTTGTGTTGCAGAACTGTGAGGAGAAATCTATTAGGAACACAAACATCCGTGTGGCCGACTTTGGAAGTGCCACTTTTGACCATGAGCATCACACTACTATTGTTGCTACTCGGCATTACCGCccgccagaggtgattctgggtGAGTGGAGTTACGTTTCTGTCTTTACTTATGGCTTTCTGGGGCGTGGGCCACGGGATGCATTAGGGTAAGAATTGGGCTTCACAAGAGAGAACAGACTGGAAAATCTCTGATTCTGGAGTGGAGAAAGGGGACAATCTACACTGGCCTATTTAGACAAAAAGTTAAACCTGCTGCTGTGATGGGTCTCTTGGGAGCAAAGGTTTGGGTGGTGCTGCAGATGGGGCATTAGGACTGTTGAGGCAGCACACCTGGTCTGCATCACGTCCAAAGCCTGGAACAAAGACGACGCTTTCTTATATGCAAAATATTGTCCGTAAATATGTGCCCAGAACTTTGGGGGAGTGCTCAGCCCAGAGATGTGGGATGGCAGAGATCTGAGATGCTTGTGTGAGGTATCGCAATTGAGTTAATCAGAGAATAACCACTTCAGTGCACAGACTGAAAAGGGGGCATCTCTCTGTTCCGGGACTCTGACTCCCAGAGGACTAAGCAGTCATCTCACCAGAGAAATCCACTGGGCGTGTAGTTGAGTTTTAGGTCTCTCCAGTTTTAAAGGAAACTAGAGGCCACCAGCAAGGAATTTGTGCAAGCTCCACGTTTGTCACTGGAAGCTCAGtcattttttctcctcttcattgcagagctgggctgggcacagCCGTGTGATGTCTGGAGTATTGGCTGCATTCTATTTGAGTATTACCGTGGCTTCACACTCTTTCAGGTACACTTTTGTAAGGCCTTTATGCCCTTGACTGAACTGTGTAAGCTTTAGCCTTCCTTTTTAAATTGTGAAGCCCAAATCGACAATGGAATTTAtgctcctaatttccattgaactcagtggaagttaggagcccaaATACCTTTGTAGATTTGGGCCTACATTTTTCTGGGTCCCATGAGGAGACTACCCTACTAGTCCATCCTTGGAAGGGTGGGTTTAGACCTTCCTGTCTTCATTGTGTAACTGTTTCAAGGCTAAGAAAATAACCTAGTCGCTCTTCCTCTGCAGACTCATGAGAATCGTGAGCACCTTGTAATGATGGAAAAAATCCTTGGGCCAATCCCATCTCAGATGATCCACAAAACCCGGTAAGAACCAGCTTCTGAGCTCTGAGCAGCTGACTTGGCTGTTGCATTGTTCTGGAGATGGTGGAGTAGGCGGGATACCATTTCTGATGCAGAGAGGCCACGCATCAGAATCCTAACGCTAGGGTTGTAGTTCTGGGTGGAGGTCATAGGGTCAAGAAGAGACTTGAACTTGAAATAAAAGTAATGTTGAGTACAGGTGCTGGGAAAAATGGCCAAGCAGCCTACAGATAATGGAACCCTATTGTTCTATACCACTAAGAGGGCCTTGCCTAGGATTTCTTCCATGCTTTTGCAGAGACAGGACCACCGTTCCTGACAGTGAACTTTCATGCAAACAGCATCAAAATCTGAAACGTCTGTCGTTTTCTGGCAGCATGGTTCAGTGGCTAAGGCACTACAGTGGGAGTCAAgtgacctgggttctgttccctgctctgccgtTGACCCTAATAtttcaccttgggcaagtcacttctcctcgcTGTGCctggttttcccatctgtgaaatgggaatgatACTTCAgtatctttgtaaagtgctttgaaattccgtggatgaaaagtgctatacgaGATTTATATTCAAACCCCAAGTATTGGCTACTAGAAATCATCTAGCTTGGCTTTAACCAGGCTCAGCTTTTAAAGACCACCTTGATCGCTGGTTGGGCTGGTAGAATACCCAGCATATAGTTTTCTGAAGTGCTTTGGAAAAGAGGTACAGCGTCCTCTGATAGCACTGGCTGGCTTATATGTAATGTAGTTGAGTCCTAGTACCAATGTCTTGCCTTGCAGTGCAGCTACGCGTACCCCATACGTGTGTGCCCCCAGATGTCTCTTGCAGATAGGACTCTTGAATAGTTCCTTTTATTGTACAGGAAACAGAAGTACTTCCACAAGGGGGGACTGGTATGGGATGAGAACACATCAGATGGAAGATACGTCCAAGAGAACTGCAAACCACTGCGGGTATGAGACGCTGCTCTGATTTATATAGAAAGCTTAGGTAGCTCTGCAGTGGATGCTGAGATTCCTAGCTTCCACAGTGTCACCTGGCATGTTCTTGGAGTGAGATGACACTGGATGGAAATGGGGGTGCTGCTGTCAGTATCTAAATGACATGGGAGACACACATATAGCTTCATTCCGTATATGCAGGGAGCACCTtggcacaaaaacaaaaccttgctGAGACTAGAGTGACTGGTCTGTCCCAACAGAACTGTTTTAAGCTGTATTAGCTTTTACAGAGCCTATTAACCAATGCTTTACAATCACTCCAGATCCTGTTCCCAAATCCGCTGTAGTCGCAGTTAGTAAAGACTTCACTTTGTGTCACTGTGGTGTGGTAAGAATCAGAAATTAGGGATGGAATTGTTAGGCCATgtagctcctcctccagctagTTCAGCACTGCTCCATACGCTGTGTTCTATAGATGAGCAAGCCCCTAGAATTCCATGGTGGTAGCACGGTCCCATAGATGGGATGAGGAGTGGGAGCCTGATCTCTaacagtgctgagcactccagcttcagttgacttcagtgtgagctgtGGATGCACTTCGCTTCTGAAACTCGGGCCCTGGGTTCTGTACTGGATCTGTGACTGGATTGCTGTGGCCTGGGGCAAGTCTCTTTGGGTGCCTCCaattccccagctgtgaaataggGACTGTGGTGGTGAAAATCACCATAGAAAGATGTGCTGGTTACTTTTACTCTGCCTTTATTCTTAAAGGAAGCTGAGGACATGTCTGTCTCATGTCTGGTTAGTTTTATCCTTTGAGGCAGGACAGGAAACCCTCTCATGTGGCTGCTGCTCACTGAAAGGACTTGGGGAGAACCCTCAGCTTACAGGGAATCTAATCTTCCAAACTGTTCCAGGCAGGGAAGGCTGAGGGGATCCGTGCAGGACTGCATCTGGGCATGGCAGCTTTGGCTTTGTCTGTTGTGGGCACAAGATGGACCCCAACCTTCCATCACAGGGCAGAGGAAGATTGAGTCCCTGTCTATGGAACCAGGAGAGCTGGATTCCATTCCCTGCTCAGCTATTGACTTCCTATGTGACATGGAGAAGTCACTTAGCCTCACTGTGCCCCAGTTcctcctctgcccagtgagggtGATAGCTCTGCCCTACCTCCCAAGAGGTGTGATGATAAATACAGTacagattgtgagatgctcagatactgtggtgatgggagcCATCATGTGTACCCTTACATGGAGCCTCCACTCCAAGGATTTCTCCCTACAAGGGGGAAGTAGTATGTAGGCGGGAGTGGGCATCCTATGACTTCTCACCCAGTGGAGACCATCAGAGATTTGCCTGGTGTTTTACTGGATAACAATTAATCTAATAGACAAGGATGCAGCAGGAATGTGGGAGAGATGGAAGGGGCTTCAAGATGGGCCACATCAGGCCAGAGGTGGCTCTCACCTCAACAGATGTTGCAATGAGGGCCTGCAGTTTGGCAGACAATCACATGAGTTTGTTCCCTTCGCCCTGTAAAAAATGTGGAACTGTTGATTGGGGAGCAGTGACACTTCCCTCAGCATTCTCTTCGAGCTGCTGCTGTAGCCAATAGAGGAGACGCTCGCCACTGCCACAGGGTTCTACCATCCCTAGCTTTGTCTGCTTGTGGAGGAAGTAAAGGACAACCTTTGAAACTTTCTTCAAATGCCCAAAATCTCTTAACTTCCCTTGGCTTTCTCAGGAATAAAGGTATGATGGTGTAGCACCCTGCCCTATCTGtagcagtgttgccagctctcaagATACACAGTGTGGAGGGTCGTGTCTAGTTTTTGCCAGATGTTTGCCTGCATTTTTCCACAGCTGAATCTGTACTATTCTGTTTCAGAGCTACATGCTGTATGATTCACCGGACCACGTGCAGCTGTTTGACTTGATGAGAAGGATGTTAGAGTTTGATCCTTCCAAGAGGATCACATTCTCTGATGCTCTGCTGCATCCGTTCTTTAGCGGCCTGTCTCCAGAGGAAAGGCTGCTGTGTAGTCGAGTCTCAAACCGTGACCTGAGCAGATGACAGATGGGTGGGTGGTGATGCCTGCTGGATTTGAACATATTCCTGGATCAGTTTGACCTCTGCTGTAGAGGCACCACGCAGCCCTCCTGTAGTGGAGGGTTCAGAGGTACTGGTGCAATGTGATATGGACCCTgggcatgggaggggggaggagaaagctACAAGGAAAGCACAGATGTCTCATATTTATATGTTGTAAAGTTAAAATAAAGTGTTTCTTATTGTTTGATAATTTACTTGTATGAATGTGTCCAGCTATTTTTTTGATCCCACCCTGCCAGattttttctgttaaataaaaaGTGGTTTTATATTTCTCCACAAAACGGCATTGTTATGAATGTGAGACATTACTGCTTTGCTGGCTCTAGGTAGTCCTTCATTTCCAAGCATGGATTGGACTAACCTTGCTTTGTCTTCTCCATTAGCAAGTGTGTAGCAGGTTGTAGGAAAGAGGTACTGCACTGTTAATCTCACGTCTGGCTGTGGTATTGGAGGGGAGGATTTGGGCAACTTCTTGGTGGTTTGCTAGTCCCCTTCAGTAACTGCCAGGGAAATATAAATCCCTTTTCAAAACACTTGTAACTGCTTCTATTGTGCTTGGCTGGAGTCCTGAAGCACCTTACTCAGAAGTAACTAGTAGAATGCATGTTGGGTTTGGCATAATTGTGCAGAATGGCTCTTTCTTACAGGTGGGGCAAACCTTTCCCATATACATAAGTCACTGAACACATGTGAATAGTTGCACTTTATTTCAAGGCTGGTATTACCCCAGCTGCTGCATGAATTCTGGAACAACAGTGTTTGTAATGATGATATGACTGAAGCATTGACTTGATTACACAGAGTTAGGGTGCAGTTGTCTTTGAACTGGGTGCCTGAAGCCAGGGCTTTTTCCATGGCTGCTAAAAGAGGGTGCATGTTTTCTTATGACAAGCTGTGAGGGAATGATGCAGAACTTAAATCTACTGCTGGTTACTACAGAGCAGTGAAAGTTGCATTTCTGCTTTCTGGAGAAGCAAAGTCCATTCCAGTGCTTATTTACAGGCAGCTGCTTTTCCTGGGCCCTGGGAAGTCAGCTCCTGAGTATTTACTCCACTGAGTCCTGACACACTGGTGGAAATGGTCACATCTTGACAAACACTAAAAGTTAACATCCCTTAAAGCCTGCATCTTAACGAAGAGCTCTGACAAatgaggcagggggaggctgtATCCCTTCCTGCTGTTGTCTATTGCATCCAGGTCTGCAGTAGCTGTATGACAATAAAAGGACCAAGAATCCTAAAGACTTGATCACATGGATGTGCAACAAAATGCATCTGGTCTAGGACAAGGCCAGTGATTTCATTCCTCTGGCAAGAATACAACTCTGCTTGTCAGAAGAAAAGCAAGCACCCTTACCCTTGTGCTACTTAGAAGGGAGAATGTATTATTAAGTTTAACATAGTAACACACAAAATTTGTCCCAAAGCTGCTTAGTTGTGCTTGAGATGAGTCAATCTAGAATCTGTCAATGCCCACACCCTTACTTAAAATCCTGTCGCTTGCCCAGAGGCATCAAGTGCTGTGGCAGCAATAACAGTGActactttaattctttatttaaaaaataacctttGAGCAATTCTTGCTACCCCTTCTAATATGGCTGGTAGGACCTCAGCCACTGATGCACACTTCAAAGAAAAAATTAAGTGCTTCTTACCCCCTTCAAAACTTATACCCTGCTCACAAAGGACAGAGTTGAATAACCAACCTTCAAGCTGGACAAGTTTAAGAAGCAATATAGGAGAGGAGACAAACAGCAGGCTGTTTTCTTACAGGTGATAGCTCTGCTTTTATAAAAGAAGGTGAAAACAAGGCAGTTAGTTACAGGTACAGGGATTAGGCAGTTGCTACCTCCTCAGTACCTTAAACTAAAGCTGGCTGCAGAGGCTCTTTGATCTACAggagaaaggcaaagaaaaaccttgggttgtgtttattttaaaaggataacCCCTTACCATGCTGTCACTAACCAGCACTGCTTGCTAGGCAAGTGCTATCCCTTATTAAATGCTGTTGCATTAAGCTGAAACTAGTGTTTTACCTAAGGCATAGGTGCTCTAGCCTTGCAGAGAAACCCACACAACTACAGCCTGTTACACCCCATTACGTTAGGGAAGAGTTTAGTCATTGAGCATCTGTGTTAGCACTAAGGCCATTAAGCATAAACCAGTGGACACAGTTTAGTAGTCTAACCCTCCACATTGAGAAATGTGCTGAACCACAGGCCCTTTATCCTCATGAGGTAGATGAGTTCTGTGCTGTTTGGCATGGGAAGTCCTTTAACAAGACCTTATACAGCTGCCTAGATACCAAATGTACCATGGAATAAGAGCAGGGCTATTCTCCAAGGCCCCTGCCCAAACCCTGTGGGATGAAATGAAAGCTTGCCACCTCCCGCAGGGTCCATTCAATAGTGCTCTGCAGATTAGGCTGGTGTATTTTCTCATACTTCAGTAACTTGGAACACTGCTCAGGTAAACAATCTTATTTCCTTTTGACACTGGAAGTCTCTTCCCAGCCACCCTCTTTTTTTACCTTGCTTGGTGCACTCAGCTCTTCTATGATTTATGTTAAAAATCCTGTCACTATTCAAGTGCCAGACTTGTATCCCCCCATAACCCAGCTGGTTGAATAGGGTGCTCTGCATGCAGTTTCTTCATGAGTTCAGTTACTGAATACCCAAGCAGTAGCTGCAATTGTTTCACACAGAACAGCTGCTCTACACTTCAGCAAAAGAAGATCTTGCTCCCCTGGGAAAGGCACCAGCAGAAGCTTTGAAGTCCGTCAGTGCCAGACAGACCTACCAGGCCAGTAGAGCCCCATGCTGAAGGCAGAACTTTGAACTTTAAGCACAGCCTATGCTCCCAGCAAACAGTAGCAGAGGAACTTAGCTCTGTTTTGCTAGGACAGGACTCAAGGATTCCTCAcctctctcttctctgcctctACAGGAAATTTGGAAAGCTCAGAACCCCTCAGGCAGAGAGCACTGTTTTGGTCCAAGTTTAATATTTCTCATCACTAGCCACTGATAGTTTGGCACTTTTAGAGACAATAAAAGGTCCA
This window of the Chelonia mydas isolate rCheMyd1 chromosome 10, rCheMyd1.pri.v2, whole genome shotgun sequence genome carries:
- the CLK3 gene encoding dual specificity protein kinase CLK3 isoform X1; protein product: MHHCKRYQSPEQETYMSHKWKRRRSHSREYEGRLRYQPQRDLPRRSRSRSHERMPYQRRYRDRRESDNYRFEDRSPSFGEDYYSTRSHHCRRSRDREHHRTRKHQHRCRKRKTRSCSSASSRSQQSSKRSRSVEDDKEGHLVCRIGDWLQERYEIVGSLGEGTFGKVVECVDHARGKSQVALKIIRNVGKYREAARLEINVLKKIRERDKDNKYLCVLMSDWFNFHGHMCIAFELLGKNTFEFLKENNFQPYPLPQIRHMAYQLCHALRFLHDNQLTHTDLKPENILFVNSDFDTVYNETKNCEEKSIRNTNIRVADFGSATFDHEHHTTIVATRHYRPPEVILELGWAQPCDVWSIGCILFEYYRGFTLFQTHENREHLVMMEKILGPIPSQMIHKTRKQKYFHKGGLVWDENTSDGRYVQENCKPLRSYMLYDSPDHVQLFDLMRRMLEFDPSKRITFSDALLHPFFSGLSPEERLLCSRVSNRDLSR
- the CLK3 gene encoding dual specificity protein kinase CLK3 isoform X2 — its product is MSDWFNFHGHMCIAFELLGKNTFEFLKENNFQPYPLPQIRHMAYQLCHALRFLHDNQLTHTDLKPENILFVNSDFDTVYNETKNCEEKSIRNTNIRVADFGSATFDHEHHTTIVATRHYRPPEVILELGWAQPCDVWSIGCILFEYYRGFTLFQTHENREHLVMMEKILGPIPSQMIHKTRKQKYFHKGGLVWDENTSDGRYVQENCKPLRSYMLYDSPDHVQLFDLMRRMLEFDPSKRITFSDALLHPFFSGLSPEERLLCSRVSNRDLSR